The proteins below come from a single Paracoccus sp. SCSIO 75233 genomic window:
- a CDS encoding HlyD family efflux transporter periplasmic adaptor subunit, which produces MKKIILLLVLAGAAAGGSYWWSQRETTQADELTFYGNVDIRQVALAFEGSGRILAINVEEGDRVTSGQVLGVLDTQTLELQAKAQEATVEAQRQALLKLRNGSRPEEIAQARAQLASAEASSLLAEQELSRATRLWDSRSGAASQQSVDEAEAKSQAAKAAVDQAEAALEMAEAGARPEDISAAAAQLQAAKASLELLRHQIGQGQLRAPADAVVRSRLREPGDMITAQSPVFSLALTQPKWVRIYVSETDLGHIQPGIDARVITDTFPDEPVTGKVGYMSSVAEFTPKSVQTEDLRTNLVYEVHVIVEDEEDRLRLGQPATVEIISGSSS; this is translated from the coding sequence ATGAAGAAGATTATTCTCCTCCTTGTTCTTGCTGGTGCGGCAGCGGGAGGTTCGTATTGGTGGAGCCAACGCGAAACGACGCAAGCGGATGAACTTACCTTTTATGGCAATGTCGATATCCGTCAGGTGGCACTTGCTTTTGAAGGGTCCGGGCGCATCCTGGCAATCAATGTCGAAGAAGGAGACCGCGTCACCTCCGGGCAAGTCCTCGGGGTTCTCGATACGCAGACTCTGGAACTGCAGGCAAAGGCGCAGGAAGCGACTGTCGAAGCACAGCGGCAGGCACTCCTGAAACTCCGCAATGGTTCGCGCCCGGAGGAGATTGCTCAGGCGCGCGCACAGCTCGCCTCCGCTGAAGCATCGTCTTTGCTTGCCGAACAGGAATTGTCGCGTGCGACGCGGCTTTGGGACTCGCGAAGTGGTGCCGCCAGCCAACAAAGCGTCGACGAAGCGGAGGCTAAATCACAGGCAGCCAAGGCCGCAGTCGACCAGGCAGAAGCGGCCCTGGAGATGGCTGAGGCGGGTGCCAGACCGGAAGACATATCCGCCGCCGCCGCACAGCTTCAGGCTGCGAAAGCCAGTCTGGAACTTCTGCGCCATCAGATCGGGCAAGGCCAGTTGCGCGCACCGGCTGATGCCGTTGTCCGGTCGCGGCTGCGCGAACCTGGCGACATGATTACGGCGCAATCACCGGTCTTCTCACTGGCGCTGACGCAGCCCAAATGGGTACGCATCTATGTGAGCGAAACAGATTTGGGCCACATCCAGCCGGGCATTGACGCGCGTGTCATCACGGACACATTCCCCGACGAACCGGTTACCGGCAAGGTTGGCTATATGTCGTCGGTTGCTGAGTTCACGCCCAAATCCGTTCAGACTGAGGATCTGCGCACCAATCTCGTCTACGAGGTTCATGTGATTGTCGAGGATGAAGAGGACAGGCTGCGC
- a CDS encoding TetR/AcrR family transcriptional regulator yields the protein MQSRTGKKWSPMDADKPVVKRERPQRADGEATRNRILDAAGQLIAARGRMEATNTLIAAEAGVDLASINYHFGNRDGLYQAVLAEAHRRVVDRKELEELAKSDLPARDKLKKVIALMIARATAEAHWPMVVLGREVLSPTTHIQVLQRDEIFPKLEILQSVLSEITSIPVDDPALWRCLPSVAAPCAVFLLLGQINSPLSKNLFSGTQDEIVEHLYQFALGGLENVARLYQLR from the coding sequence ATGCAAAGCCGCACTGGCAAGAAATGGTCGCCAATGGATGCAGATAAGCCCGTGGTAAAGCGCGAACGTCCGCAAAGAGCCGATGGAGAGGCTACCCGCAACCGCATTCTGGATGCGGCAGGTCAGCTGATTGCCGCGCGCGGACGGATGGAAGCAACTAACACACTGATCGCAGCGGAGGCAGGGGTGGACCTTGCCTCCATAAATTATCATTTTGGCAATCGTGACGGTCTGTATCAGGCAGTTTTGGCTGAGGCACATCGCCGTGTCGTTGATCGCAAGGAGTTAGAAGAACTCGCCAAAAGCGACCTGCCGGCGCGTGATAAGCTGAAAAAGGTTATCGCCTTGATGATCGCGCGTGCGACGGCCGAAGCGCATTGGCCAATGGTTGTTTTAGGGCGCGAGGTTCTTTCGCCTACGACACATATTCAGGTTCTTCAACGCGATGAGATTTTTCCCAAGCTGGAGATTCTGCAGTCCGTTCTGAGCGAGATTACATCAATTCCCGTCGACGATCCCGCACTCTGGCGGTGCCTTCCTTCCGTTGCCGCTCCTTGTGCGGTGTTCCTTTTACTCGGTCAAATCAACTCGCCCCTGAGTAAGAACCTGTTCAGCGGAACGCAGGATGAGATCGTTGAACATCTTTATCAGTTCGCCCTTGGCGGGCTGGAGAACGTCGCCCGCCTTTATCAGTTGAGATAG
- a CDS encoding SH3 domain-containing protein, with amino-acid sequence MRTHFAALTALAITTGCTVGSGAVVKGAGPDDLLKLREGPGLNYRIIVGLPDGTPLTRQNCVTNSGKVWCKVSLTDMPGISGYVSADYLAHR; translated from the coding sequence ATGCGAACTCATTTTGCAGCTCTCACCGCCCTCGCGATCACTACTGGATGTACGGTCGGTTCCGGTGCCGTCGTCAAAGGTGCCGGGCCTGATGACCTGCTAAAGCTTCGTGAAGGTCCCGGACTCAACTACAGGATCATAGTCGGGCTGCCAGACGGAACACCGCTTACCCGTCAGAACTGCGTGACAAATAGCGGCAAGGTCTGGTGCAAGGTCTCCCTCACCGACATGCCCGGCATCTCGGGTTACGTTTCAGCAGATTATCTCGCGCATCGCTGA
- a CDS encoding MFS transporter encodes MRKRTALAVLCFVVVCGMSPWFATAAVLSDMAQEGGFGPGRQALLTAGVQAGFVVGALISAGLGLSDRFDPRGVMACAALMNALVTAGLFAVPLGSDAAIALRVAAGAGFAGIYPPAMKIAVGWSVRDRGFLVGLLVGALTLGSAMPYLFAWMGGTAWRPVVAAASIASLLAAAGSFMLRLGPYHARASTFSARSIVLMWTDRRIRSATGGYLGHMWELYAMWGWIGAAAAVGFARRLPEDQAKSLAAMTAFLAIAIGAMLCAPAGRLADRIGKAPVSAGAMLGSGSMALATALSFGGPVWLSMLVILIWGAMVIPDSAQFSAMIADAAPPEVAGSLMTMQTALGFGLTIFTVQATPVLAGWLGWPVALALMAIGPALGIAALSPMLRRDSQSPDPESTP; translated from the coding sequence ATGAGAAAACGCACCGCCCTCGCTGTCCTATGCTTCGTCGTGGTCTGCGGCATGTCGCCTTGGTTTGCGACTGCAGCTGTGCTGTCAGACATGGCGCAAGAGGGTGGCTTCGGGCCCGGGCGGCAAGCTCTGCTCACCGCGGGAGTGCAGGCGGGCTTTGTGGTCGGGGCGTTGATCTCGGCTGGTTTGGGCCTGTCTGATCGTTTCGATCCACGCGGAGTCATGGCCTGCGCGGCGCTGATGAACGCGCTCGTGACGGCAGGGTTGTTCGCCGTGCCTCTTGGATCGGATGCGGCCATCGCGTTGCGAGTTGCGGCGGGTGCAGGGTTTGCCGGGATCTACCCGCCCGCGATGAAGATCGCCGTAGGATGGAGCGTCCGCGACCGCGGGTTTCTGGTCGGATTGCTGGTTGGCGCGCTCACACTGGGATCTGCGATGCCCTATCTGTTCGCCTGGATGGGCGGGACGGCATGGCGCCCGGTCGTGGCGGCGGCATCCATTGCCTCGCTCCTGGCAGCGGCGGGCAGCTTTATGCTGAGGCTGGGCCCGTATCATGCGCGGGCGTCGACTTTTTCAGCGCGTTCCATCGTGCTCATGTGGACGGATCGGCGGATACGCAGCGCTACGGGCGGTTATCTCGGCCATATGTGGGAGCTTTATGCCATGTGGGGCTGGATCGGCGCGGCGGCAGCGGTCGGCTTCGCCCGACGCCTGCCAGAAGATCAGGCCAAATCGCTGGCCGCCATGACCGCCTTTCTGGCCATTGCCATTGGCGCGATGCTGTGCGCGCCGGCGGGGCGGCTGGCTGACCGGATCGGCAAGGCACCGGTTTCGGCCGGGGCGATGCTTGGATCGGGCAGCATGGCGCTTGCCACGGCGCTCAGCTTCGGCGGTCCGGTTTGGCTGAGCATGCTGGTGATCCTGATCTGGGGCGCTATGGTGATCCCGGACAGCGCCCAGTTCTCGGCCATGATCGCTGATGCAGCCCCACCCGAGGTTGCCGGTAGCCTTATGACCATGCAGACGGCGCTCGGCTTCGGGCTGACCATCTTTACCGTTCAGGCTACGCCGGTGCTGGCCGGATGGCTGGGCTGGCCCGTCGCATTGGCGCTGATGGCGATCGGGCCGGCGCTTGGGATCGCTGCGCTGAGCCCGATGCTACGGCGCGACAGCCAATCGCCGGATCCGGAATCAACCCCGTGA
- a CDS encoding SDR family oxidoreductase, producing MSAKFDLKGRKMLLTGATRGIGLMLTRDLAGRGATVLAVARDADGLERLRQSERAVAGIRAVDLASNGTALAVRDWVTSEHPDCSVLINNAAIMLHDDLTEGASRHMDHIAVEIATNLTAPLQLSVAMLPLLARNGPAAILNVTSGLAIAPKRRAAVYCTTKAGLRSFTRSLRDQCRHQGLPVQVSEVVMTLVDTTLTKAEARRKYPPESAARDLLDGLERGLDEIWIEKTRLLRMVHRLSPALAYRIMRDT from the coding sequence ATGAGTGCCAAGTTTGATCTGAAAGGCCGCAAGATGCTTCTGACCGGGGCGACGCGTGGGATCGGGTTGATGCTTACGCGGGATCTGGCCGGGCGCGGTGCCACGGTGCTGGCGGTCGCGCGGGACGCAGATGGGCTGGAGAGGTTGCGGCAATCAGAGAGAGCGGTGGCCGGTATCCGCGCCGTTGATCTCGCGTCGAACGGGACGGCCCTCGCCGTGAGGGACTGGGTGACCAGCGAGCATCCTGATTGCAGCGTCCTGATCAATAATGCAGCGATTATGCTGCATGATGACCTGACCGAAGGCGCGTCCCGGCATATGGATCATATCGCGGTCGAAATCGCCACCAATCTGACCGCACCGTTACAGCTTTCCGTGGCGATGCTGCCGCTTCTGGCGCGGAACGGTCCGGCGGCGATCCTGAATGTCACATCGGGTCTCGCCATCGCGCCAAAGCGTCGGGCGGCCGTCTATTGCACGACAAAAGCCGGCTTGCGCAGTTTCACCCGGTCGCTGCGGGACCAGTGTCGGCATCAGGGTCTGCCGGTTCAGGTCAGCGAAGTGGTGATGACGCTGGTGGACACCACGCTTACGAAGGCCGAGGCAAGACGCAAATATCCCCCTGAAAGCGCGGCGCGCGATCTGCTGGATGGTCTCGAACGCGGCCTGGACGAGATATGGATCGAGAAGACGCGACTGTTGCGAATGGTTCACCGCCTGTCGCCCGCACTCGCCTATCGCATCATGCGCGACACTTAG
- a CDS encoding TetR/AcrR family transcriptional regulator, producing MFLQDEYAGEILRSPLALDASLSTPLSPRKHPRQQRSRATCEAILEAAARILETGGAGSLTTNLVAERAGVSIGSLYQYFPNKEAILAGLIRNMRREMLADFRAAAKLASGEELKEAVAILTRASIAHHLRRPTLAEELERAEAGLPLDQETQVLKAELLGIVSAALAERGVVPQPEKKAFDLISLSQGLVGRAIRLGERDLDDLHRRLCAAVIGYLNGADDV from the coding sequence TTGTTTCTGCAGGACGAATATGCGGGCGAAATCCTCCGCTCGCCACTCGCATTGGATGCCAGCTTGTCGACACCGCTTTCGCCCCGAAAACACCCGCGCCAGCAACGATCCCGCGCAACCTGCGAAGCGATTCTGGAGGCGGCGGCTCGCATTCTGGAAACGGGTGGCGCCGGTTCTCTGACCACCAATCTGGTTGCTGAGCGGGCCGGCGTCTCCATCGGCTCGCTCTATCAGTACTTCCCAAACAAGGAGGCTATCCTCGCCGGCCTGATCCGCAATATGCGCCGCGAAATGCTCGCGGATTTCCGCGCTGCCGCCAAGCTAGCTTCGGGCGAGGAGCTGAAGGAGGCTGTGGCCATCTTAACCCGCGCCAGCATCGCGCATCACCTGCGCCGGCCTACCCTTGCCGAAGAACTCGAACGCGCCGAGGCCGGATTGCCACTGGATCAGGAGACGCAGGTGCTCAAGGCCGAATTGCTAGGGATCGTTTCTGCCGCATTGGCCGAGCGAGGCGTCGTTCCTCAGCCAGAGAAGAAGGCCTTCGACCTGATCAGCTTGTCTCAGGGTCTGGTCGGCAGGGCGATCCGGTTGGGCGAGCGGGATTTAGATGATCTTCACCGCCGTCTCTGCGCGGCGGTCATCGGCTATCTTAACGGGGCGGATGATGTTTGA
- a CDS encoding helix-turn-helix transcriptional regulator, with the protein MNEMVTIARDEYDRLQAAAEDLANLQAYDRAKAALVAGEQELIPSDHVNRLLNGENPQRVYRDLRCMTQTILAEKAGVNRVTVAEIATGRKQGSISTLRALADPLEITLDDLVE; encoded by the coding sequence ATGAACGAGATGGTGACAATCGCCCGTGATGAGTACGACCGTCTGCAGGCGGCGGCGGAAGATTTGGCCAATCTTCAGGCCTATGACCGCGCCAAGGCTGCTCTGGTAGCTGGGGAACAGGAGTTGATCCCCTCTGACCATGTGAATCGTCTGCTGAATGGGGAAAACCCCCAGCGTGTTTACCGTGATCTTCGCTGTATGACCCAGACGATTCTTGCCGAAAAGGCTGGTGTGAACCGCGTAACGGTCGCCGAGATCGCGACCGGTCGGAAACAGGGATCAATCAGCACCCTCCGCGCCTTGGCAGATCCCTTGGAGATAACACTGGACGACCTAGTGGAGTAA
- a CDS encoding inositol monophosphatase family protein, which translates to MDFNCAQIRQIADMLNDIGELELIPRFRAKLPNRAFEKTASLDDFCEAIQTAEQRLYDGLARLFSGAAVVGEETSAALKHSGQADIAFLFDPIYGTKKITSGLPLFEATIAGSRRVEIVLAAIDDSVCNEIALTLRREDSWIAAPNGSSAMKSSRNFLAGTAPPSLKA; encoded by the coding sequence ATGGATTTCAATTGCGCGCAGATTCGGCAAATAGCTGATATGCTGAACGATATCGGCGAGCTTGAACTGATACCCCGATTTCGAGCTAAGCTTCCTAATCGAGCATTCGAGAAAACCGCGAGCCTCGATGACTTCTGCGAAGCAATTCAAACAGCCGAACAGCGACTTTACGACGGGCTGGCAAGATTGTTTTCCGGTGCCGCGGTAGTCGGTGAAGAAACCTCGGCTGCCCTCAAGCATTCAGGGCAGGCTGACATTGCTTTTCTGTTCGACCCAATCTACGGCACAAAGAAAATCACCTCGGGTTTGCCGCTATTCGAGGCAACGATCGCGGGATCACGCCGTGTAGAGATTGTCCTCGCCGCAATCGATGATTCGGTCTGCAACGAGATCGCTCTTACCCTTCGCAGAGAGGATAGCTGGATCGCCGCACCTAACGGCTCTTCGGCGATGAAATCGTCGCGCAATTTTTTAGCTGGTACCGCCCCGCCTTCCTTGAAGGCCTAA
- a CDS encoding NADH:flavin oxidoreductase — MSSDPLFQPLQLKHLRIRNRMLSTAHEPAYTEDGMPKERYRLYHSEKARGGIGMTMIGGSAVVSPDSPPSFGNIVLYRDEVVRWMSELADDVHEHGAAVMIQITHLGRRNNWDRADWLPVIAPSHTREATHRAYAKAMEDWDIRRVISDYADAAERVKAAGLDGLEVQCYGHLIDQFWSPATNFREDEYGGSLDNRLRFGIEVCQAIRDRVGPDFLVGARLTCDEDFKRGFGPEEGLDIAKKMSATGLLDFLNVIRGHTDTHEGVSKLIPNMGSPSAPHLDFSGNIRAETGMPVFHAARIQDVATARHAIESGKLDMVGMTRAHIADPHIMAKISRGEEDRIRPCVGMGYCIDSIYAGVASCIHNAATGREATIPHVLEKAPQRRKVVVVGAGPGGLEAARIAGERGHEVVVFEAAPRAGGQILLAAALKRRREIIGIVDWRLAECEKFGVRFMYDHYAEAEDVLAENPDLVIIATGGMPDSGFLDAGSELATSSWDILSGAEKAARDVILFDDQGTHASMTTAEALLNQGAAIEIVTPERSLATEIGGTSYPAYFRAFGQAGVKFALNLRLERIEKSGNRLTAAFFDEYSKEYVTKETEQVVIENGVMPFDDLYFSLKPSSQNLGEIGQEALLDHRAQDIGENPDGSFRLFRIGDAVASRNIHAAIYEAMRLVKDF; from the coding sequence ATGTCCAGCGATCCGTTGTTTCAACCCCTGCAACTCAAGCATCTGCGGATCCGCAATCGGATGCTCTCAACCGCGCATGAGCCGGCCTATACAGAAGACGGAATGCCAAAGGAGCGGTATCGCCTTTACCACTCGGAAAAGGCGCGCGGCGGTATCGGCATGACGATGATCGGCGGCTCTGCGGTAGTCTCGCCCGACAGTCCGCCATCATTCGGGAACATCGTGCTCTATCGCGATGAGGTCGTTCGCTGGATGTCAGAACTGGCAGATGATGTTCATGAACATGGCGCCGCCGTGATGATCCAAATCACGCATCTGGGCCGCCGCAATAACTGGGATCGGGCGGATTGGCTGCCAGTGATTGCACCGTCGCACACACGCGAGGCGACGCATCGGGCCTATGCAAAAGCCATGGAGGATTGGGATATCCGGCGCGTTATCTCTGACTATGCCGATGCGGCGGAACGGGTCAAAGCGGCAGGCTTGGACGGGCTGGAAGTACAGTGCTACGGCCATCTCATCGACCAGTTCTGGTCACCGGCGACGAATTTTCGAGAAGATGAATATGGTGGGTCGCTCGATAACCGGCTGCGCTTCGGGATCGAGGTCTGTCAGGCGATCCGCGACCGCGTCGGGCCGGATTTCCTAGTCGGTGCCCGGCTGACCTGCGACGAGGATTTCAAGCGCGGCTTCGGGCCGGAAGAAGGTCTGGATATCGCAAAAAAAATGAGCGCTACGGGTTTGCTAGACTTCCTCAACGTTATCAGGGGACATACGGATACACATGAGGGGGTGAGCAAGCTCATCCCGAATATGGGATCACCCTCCGCCCCTCATCTGGATTTTTCTGGCAATATCCGCGCTGAAACGGGAATGCCTGTATTCCATGCGGCTCGTATTCAGGATGTCGCCACAGCCCGTCATGCCATTGAAAGCGGCAAGCTGGATATGGTCGGCATGACCCGCGCACATATCGCGGATCCGCATATCATGGCCAAGATCAGCCGCGGCGAAGAGGATCGGATCCGGCCCTGTGTGGGCATGGGATACTGTATCGATTCAATCTATGCTGGTGTCGCCTCTTGCATCCACAACGCAGCAACCGGCCGCGAAGCAACCATACCGCATGTCCTGGAAAAAGCGCCGCAGCGCCGCAAAGTCGTGGTTGTTGGCGCCGGTCCAGGTGGCCTGGAAGCCGCGAGAATTGCGGGCGAGCGTGGTCACGAGGTCGTCGTCTTTGAGGCCGCACCGCGCGCCGGCGGGCAGATCCTCCTTGCCGCAGCTTTGAAGAGACGGCGTGAGATCATCGGCATCGTGGATTGGCGCCTTGCTGAATGCGAGAAATTCGGCGTGAGGTTTATGTACGACCATTACGCTGAAGCCGAAGACGTCCTCGCAGAGAACCCCGATCTTGTGATCATCGCGACAGGCGGGATGCCTGATAGCGGCTTTCTTGATGCGGGATCAGAGCTCGCGACCAGCTCATGGGACATTCTGTCCGGTGCCGAAAAGGCCGCGCGCGACGTGATCCTGTTTGATGATCAGGGAACCCATGCATCCATGACAACCGCCGAGGCCCTGCTCAACCAAGGCGCGGCAATCGAAATTGTCACGCCCGAACGAAGCCTCGCAACGGAAATCGGCGGCACCAGCTATCCCGCATATTTCCGTGCCTTCGGCCAAGCGGGTGTTAAATTTGCGTTAAACCTCCGCCTCGAACGAATCGAAAAATCAGGGAACCGCCTGACAGCAGCATTTTTTGATGAGTACAGTAAAGAATATGTAACCAAAGAGACGGAGCAGGTCGTCATCGAGAATGGTGTCATGCCGTTCGACGACCTCTATTTCTCCCTCAAACCGAGTTCACAAAATCTAGGCGAAATTGGCCAGGAAGCCTTATTGGATCATCGTGCGCAGGACATCGGCGAAAACCCCGACGGAAGCTTCAGGCTGTTTCGGATCGGCGATGCGGTCGCCAGCCGGAATATTCACGCCGCAATCTATGAAGCGATGCGTTTGGTGAAGGACTTTTGA
- a CDS encoding TRAP transporter large permease: MGALVAILVVIILMFLGVPVVFSFAAMTLTLSLIYGIEISSLMTTGFWAVNSVILLALPLFIMTGYVLQSGGLARRLIDFVEALVGNSKSGMGASMIVACAIFGAISGTASAAVAAIGRIMVDPMERHGYDRGYVAALLGASSLLGLLIPPSITMILFAVVTRQSVTACFLATVGPGILLMILLIIYNAIRIRMGGELPEKTLPVADRWRNVGTAGWKAMPALMMPVIILGGIYGGFFTPTEAAAIALVYAIPVGMFVYRDLNLKGLFDCVVQAAATTGVIMVILVFSFISSRIFTMERIPQEMTGFLFDVFESPLAILIAVNLFLIALGMIMDDVSIIAITGPLLLPVMTEIGVEPVHFAAIIGMSVVIGCNTPPMAPILFLSCRVGNVGMSRVTKPALQLILFTALPVQIAVTFWPGLSLFLPRALGYL; this comes from the coding sequence ATGGGTGCCCTCGTTGCTATTCTGGTCGTCATAATTCTGATGTTCTTAGGCGTGCCAGTCGTCTTCTCATTCGCTGCCATGACACTAACCCTGTCGCTAATCTATGGCATTGAAATATCCAGCCTGATGACGACAGGTTTCTGGGCCGTCAATTCGGTCATACTATTGGCTCTGCCGCTGTTCATCATGACAGGCTACGTTCTGCAGTCGGGTGGCCTCGCGCGCAGATTGATCGACTTTGTGGAGGCGCTGGTCGGCAACTCCAAAAGCGGCATGGGCGCGTCCATGATCGTCGCTTGCGCCATCTTCGGCGCGATCTCCGGCACAGCTTCGGCCGCAGTTGCGGCGATCGGGCGGATCATGGTCGATCCAATGGAGCGACACGGCTACGACCGCGGCTACGTTGCCGCCTTGCTCGGCGCATCCTCCCTGCTGGGCCTGCTGATACCGCCGAGTATCACGATGATCCTTTTCGCGGTCGTCACGCGGCAATCGGTGACAGCGTGTTTTCTGGCGACAGTGGGGCCGGGGATACTCCTGATGATCCTGCTGATTATCTATAACGCCATCCGCATTCGCATGGGCGGTGAACTGCCTGAGAAAACCCTGCCCGTTGCCGACCGGTGGCGCAACGTCGGTACGGCGGGCTGGAAGGCAATGCCTGCCCTGATGATGCCGGTCATCATCCTTGGCGGCATCTACGGAGGCTTTTTCACACCGACCGAAGCCGCCGCCATCGCGCTTGTCTATGCAATTCCGGTCGGAATGTTTGTCTATCGCGACCTCAACCTCAAGGGGCTGTTCGACTGTGTCGTGCAAGCCGCTGCCACCACCGGCGTCATTATGGTCATTCTGGTCTTCTCCTTCATCTCAAGCCGCATTTTCACGATGGAGCGCATCCCGCAGGAGATGACCGGTTTCCTGTTCGACGTGTTCGAGTCACCGCTTGCGATCCTTATCGCCGTAAACCTCTTCCTGATCGCGCTCGGGATGATCATGGATGACGTGTCAATCATCGCCATTACAGGGCCGCTGCTGCTGCCGGTTATGACCGAAATCGGGGTCGAGCCGGTCCATTTCGCCGCAATAATCGGCATGAGCGTGGTGATCGGATGCAACACGCCACCCATGGCCCCGATCCTCTTTCTCAGCTGCCGGGTTGGGAATGTCGGGATGTCGCGCGTGACGAAACCCGCACTTCAACTGATCCTTTTCACGGCATTACCGGTTCAGATCGCCGTCACCTTCTGGCCCGGCCTGTCGCTATTTCTTCCACGAGCGCTTGGCTATCTCTAG
- a CDS encoding TRAP transporter small permease, translating into MAADARSGPSFIQSVLKVIDRFDHWVTTFIRPIVVILGLLIAFAFAAGVFFRSVIGSPVFGLEELVLLAAMWFYMLGAGLASSERSHLSADFLPMMLGDGKATQALQLLATTISLILAVFILIWSFDLFSWGLDKRQGTPVFGIPWVVSQASLMVGACLFIIYLSRDFLRDLLALLGARPDA; encoded by the coding sequence ATGGCTGCCGATGCCCGCTCCGGGCCGAGCTTCATCCAAAGCGTCCTGAAGGTTATTGACCGTTTCGATCACTGGGTCACGACATTCATACGTCCAATCGTGGTGATATTGGGGCTCCTGATCGCATTCGCGTTCGCCGCCGGCGTGTTTTTCCGCAGCGTTATCGGATCTCCGGTGTTCGGACTTGAGGAGTTGGTCCTGCTGGCCGCCATGTGGTTCTACATGCTGGGGGCCGGGCTGGCATCAAGCGAGCGGTCGCATCTATCGGCGGATTTCCTGCCGATGATGCTGGGCGATGGCAAGGCCACGCAAGCGCTGCAGCTCCTCGCCACGACGATCTCGCTGATACTGGCCGTGTTCATCCTCATCTGGAGCTTTGATCTGTTCAGCTGGGGGTTGGACAAGCGGCAGGGGACGCCTGTCTTTGGTATCCCGTGGGTCGTGTCGCAAGCCAGCCTGATGGTCGGTGCCTGCCTGTTCATCATCTATCTCAGCCGAGATTTTCTGCGCGACCTGCTGGCCTTACTTGGCGCAAGACCTGACGCCTGA
- the dctP gene encoding TRAP transporter substrate-binding protein DctP, translating into MPVAVQASDEAVTFRMVSTSGDASSPQGMSIQMWADRMSELSDGRMTGETFFQGELGGQQEVFDQMVRGNIDMVLELPQSSYDERVGVMSLPYLITDWDQAKTAYSPDGWMQQIVEPILEEVGVKFFGVYPDGFGGIATKGSYATNYEDAQALNLKVRAIPTFPNPQTLKAMGYQAVPIDWNEVYTSIQTGVVAGDAGNIIYWDYEYFGDQLDYYVHTRHNFSYSSLMMSLDSWNALDEEDQNIVASAAREVIDQRYESAQAFDAEWIQAAQDGGMEYIQPTDEELAGWAKIVHEQVWPEAEETFGSEIMDVVRSNVQVGG; encoded by the coding sequence ATGCCCGTAGCGGTGCAGGCAAGCGATGAAGCCGTGACCTTCCGGATGGTCAGCACATCGGGCGATGCAAGCTCGCCGCAGGGTATGTCGATCCAGATGTGGGCCGATCGGATGTCCGAGCTTTCTGATGGGCGGATGACCGGTGAAACCTTCTTTCAGGGCGAATTGGGCGGCCAGCAGGAAGTTTTTGACCAGATGGTCCGTGGCAATATCGACATGGTGCTGGAGCTTCCGCAAAGCTCTTACGATGAACGGGTTGGCGTCATGTCATTGCCCTATCTGATCACGGACTGGGACCAGGCAAAAACCGCCTATTCGCCCGATGGCTGGATGCAGCAGATCGTCGAACCGATCCTTGAAGAGGTCGGGGTGAAATTTTTCGGCGTCTATCCCGATGGTTTCGGCGGGATCGCCACAAAGGGGTCCTACGCAACCAATTACGAGGATGCGCAGGCGCTCAACCTCAAGGTCCGGGCTATCCCGACCTTCCCGAACCCGCAGACGCTGAAAGCCATGGGGTATCAGGCGGTCCCGATCGACTGGAACGAAGTCTACACCTCGATCCAGACGGGCGTGGTCGCGGGCGATGCCGGCAACATCATCTACTGGGATTATGAGTATTTCGGCGATCAGTTGGACTATTACGTCCACACCCGGCACAATTTTTCCTATTCCTCTCTGATGATGAGCTTGGACAGCTGGAATGCGCTCGACGAGGAAGACCAGAACATTGTCGCGTCAGCAGCACGCGAAGTCATCGACCAGCGGTATGAAAGCGCCCAGGCCTTTGATGCGGAGTGGATTCAGGCCGCCCAGGACGGTGGCATGGAGTATATCCAGCCGACCGATGAAGAGCTCGCCGGTTGGGCTAAGATCGTCCATGAGCAGGTCTGGCCGGAAGCCGAGGAAACCTTCGGGTCCGAGATTATGGATGTGGTGCGCAGCAACGTCCAGGTTGGTGGCTAA